In Candidatus Berkelbacteria bacterium, the DNA window CCTAGGATAAACGCACGATCGTATGTAGAGAACACAGTTTCAAACCTCCCCCTAAGGGTACTAGCGCGAATTTTACGCATTTTAAACCTTATAATCAAGTCCTTACGGTGCAAAAATCGCGGCTTTGTACTAGTATGACAGCATGAACGAAGTAACTCTGCGTTTTGATTTCAGAATCATCACTATCCTGTTGTTGGTCGTGATTGGCGTCATGCTGGCGCTGTGGCAACCGTGGGCAGAAGCTGACAAACGTACCGTCACCGTTAGCGGCGAGGCCACAGTTAAAGCCGAGCCAGATGAATTTATCTTCTACCCGTCGTATCAAAAAACCGGTAAAGACAGCGCGGAAGCGATCTCGGCAGTTTCAGCATTCGGTAACGCAGTCGTCGATAAACTCAAGGAACTGGGCGTCGAGGACAAAGAGATCGTTGTGAATAGCTCCGCCAATAAAGATTACGAAGTCATGTTGGGTCGGCCAGATCCGGCGCCGACAGGTGACGGCACTTACACGGCGTACTACTCGCTGACAATAACCCTCAACGACAAAACGTTGGCGCAGAAAGTATTAGACTATATCGTTACAACCTCGCCGCTAAGCGGTGTATCCCCCCAAAGCACCTTCGCAACGCAAACCAGAAAAGACCTAGAGTCGCGAGCTCGCGCCGCGGCACTCAAGGACGCACGCACCAAAGCGGAGCAAACTGCTAACGAGCTTGAGGCCAGTATCAGACAGGTGGTCTCAGTCTCGGAGCCACAATGGGGTGGTGTGGTACCAATGGCGCTTGATAGCCGAGCGATGGCTACCGATCCGGCCGAAACCTTGAGCGCTCCGAAACTGCTTGTTGGCGAGCAAGATGTGACGTACGCCGTACAAGTAGTCTTCCGCTTGCGCTAGTTGATGACGGCCGGAATAAAGACAGAACGTAAGTGGTTGGTGAGCGCTCTTACCCTCGAGAGTTTCGCTGTCAAGAAAATCATTCTGCAAGAGCAGGGGTATATCGCGCCGCCCTCTGGTAAAAGGGGTTTTCTGCGGCTTCGACTCGAAGAAGACATAGATGGTAAAGGCGCGCCGCGTTACCTATTAACTATCAAGAGCGCTGACGTCTTAAACGAAGATCCGCCCGATCATGAGATTTCGAAGCGAGAATTTACAATATTATGGCCCTGGACCGAAGGCCGCCGAGTCAAAAAACGCCGGCAGGTAATTGAGCTTGACGGCCGGCTTTATGATTACGATACCTATATATTCGCTTCGGACCCGGAGCTATACATTCTCGAGTCAGAATTCGATGACGAAGAGGCAGCGGCTAGCTTTGTCTTGCCAGAGGCGTTTGGTAAAAGTCGAGACGTTAGTAATGATCCGCGCTATAAAGCGAACAGTATCGCCACCAATGGACGTCCGCTAGATTGACGGCGCTTTTCATCAGGCAAAATAGGACTACAATTATTTTGATGGATTTCAAAAAGCGCGCCCCCCTATTTATAGGGATCGGTCTGCCAGTACTTATGGTGCTTGTAGTCTGGGCCAGCATCTCGCTTCCGAAACTGTTCGTTGACGCCCCGCAGCATAACTTCATTTATAGCGTTGACGTTGGCAGCTACTACGGCGGATCATCAGTTTACTACGCGGTTGAAAACAACCAGTTGGTCAGTCATCCAGTTCCGAAATATGCAAGCGACGCGTCGCAGCCAACGATGCCCCCGCCAACATTATATTTGCACGACCTTGCCACAAACCAGAGCGAGGAGCTTAGTTTGGCTGACGCCCAAAAATACAAACTCAGTTCCGGACCAAAATCTGCCGACGGTTTCGAGGTTGTGCCGGGCAGCTACGGCGGTGGCTTTCCACTGTTTTACGACGGCGGCTCCGGCCCAAAGTATTTTTTGAAAAAAGGCAGCTACACCAAAGAGATTGCGGTTCAGCAGTCTGGTAGCTACTACACTCCATATAGTTTTCACTTCTTAGGGTGGATCGAGTAGATGGATCGGGAGACCTTGCTTCAAGCAATTCGGGAAGCCGCAGCGCAAAATACACTCACTCGAGAGGAAGTCGTTAGCGCTTACGACCAGACTACTTCTGTAATACCAGTACCCGTATCAGCTACTAAACATCTTGGTGCCTCGGAGATGCTCTACTATATCGGCGGAGCGATCGTGTTCTTGGGTATCGCCATTATGATCGGTGGCAGCTGGCAGACTTTATCGGTGCTCTCCCGACTGCTTGTCACACTTGGCTCGGGTGTTGTTGCTTACGTCTTGGGGGCGATGTTTATCCGCGAACAACGTTGGGGCGGGCTCTCCAACGCCTTCTTCCTTATAAGCGCCCTAGTCCTGCCGGTTGGGTTACTTACTGTCTATGACGCCGCCGGTTTGTCGCTTAGCGAGAGTATGACGCAGTTGACGATTACGGCGATCCTAACGGCCCTATTCGGCATCTCTTACTGGTATTACCGTAAGGTTATTTTCACTCTTTTTACGGTTATCTTCTCAACGGCGTTATACTTCAGCGCCCTTTACGCAATCTTAGGTAGCAGCCCAGCGTTTAGCGCCGATGTCTTTCTTTACGGATTCCTGGTTGCCGGCCTGACGTACGGCCTGCTCGCCTACCACTTCACTACTGATGCTGAAAATCGCGTCCTTACTCCCTGGCTGTACACCGGTGGCTCGTTGGCGTTTTTCGGTTCGGCGTTAGGCCTTGGGGGATTCTCGCCGAGCGCGAATGCGTTCTGGGAAATTATCTATCCGGGCTTGGTCTTTGGGGCAATGTTCCTGGGGATTAATCTGAAAATCCGGGCGCTACTAATTTGGGGCGCCATATTCTTAATGGCTTATATCGTCAAAATTACTGCCGAGTATTTCAGCCAGGGCCTAGGCTGGCCGTTAGCGCTGGTGATTGCCGGCTTGTCGCTGATTGGCGTTGGATACTATATGTTCTACCTCAACCGCAAATACCTTTCGGTTAAGTAGCTACTCTATCAGCTTGTCGTCGCCATTTATAACTGTCGGTTTCATGGCGATAATTTCGCTCGAATAAAGCATCTCGGGAATCGGATTAAGTAAGAAAATTTTCTGCTCCCAAAAGTAAGCCATGGCCATATCCATTAGAGTATTGCCGCCGATGTAGTTTTTGATGCCGCGCTTGTCGTAGTTCAGAACCAGTAAGGCGTCGGCCCCATCCATCCTCTGCCAAAAGTGTTTTATCGCGTCCTGGTTGAACTTGAGCTCTAGCTTGATCGCTTCTTTTTCCTCGTCCGTCTTGCCGGCCATTTTGGCAGTTTCCATCGAGACTTCGGCCTGATGACCGAGCTGCTCTAATTGATGTTTCCACTCCATCATCTGATCCGCGAACTGCATACTGCCGGCGATGACTATCTTCATCTCTTTTTGAAGTCCAAGCTCGTTGAGTTGACGCAATAACGCAGTCCAGTTTTGTCGCTAGGTCCGTCATCAAACACGTGTCCCAGATGACCGCCGCAATTAGCGCAGACAACTTCGGTTCGAGTCATGCCGTGCGAGGAGTCAGTTTTTAGCTCGACATTACCCTTGCTTAAAACGTCGTAAAAGCTCGGCCAACCAGAGTGCGACTCGAATTTGGTGCCGGAATCAAACAGCGGCTTACCGCAGGCGGCGCAGTTGTATGTGCCGTCTTCGTGATGGTCGACAAACTTACCTAAGAATGGCGCGTCGGTGCCGCCCTCGCGCAAGACGCGATACTGCTCGGGCGTCAGCTTATTTTTCCACTCATCGCTTGCCATTATTGACGGTATTGTAGCGGAAACAACTTACTAAATGGTCATTGACTAGCCCAGCGCCCTGCATGAAAGCGTAGCAGATCGTTGAACCACAGAACTTGAAGCCGCGTTTCTTTAAGTCTTTGCTCATCTCATCTGACTCGGGGGAGGTGGAACCGATATCGGAATCATGGGTGTGGCGATTTACCACTGGCTGACCGTTCACAAACTGCCAAATATAATGATCGAAACTACCGAACTCTTTTTGAACTTCCAAGAAAGCTTTGGCGTTACTGATTGTGCCAAGAATCTTCAGGCGATTGCGGATAATGCCCGTATCGTTCAACAGCCGCTCAAAATCTTCATCATCAAAACTAGCAATTTTTTGAATAGCAAAATCGGCAAATGCTTGGCGCAATCCCTCCCGCTTTTTGAGGATGATTGCCCAACTGAGGCCGGCCTGAAATGTATCAAGCAAAATGTACTCAAAAAGTTTTTGGTCGTCGTGACAAGGCACGCCCCACTCCTCGTCGTGGTACTTTAACATGAGCGGGTCGGTTCCCGGCCAACTACAGCGCTGCATTATTCATCAATAGCAAAAAGTGGCGGGGCGCACGAGGCGCCCCAGTCGAGATTCACTTGTCGTATACCGCGACGTAACAGTTGCCGGTACGCCTGATCAGCCACGGTCCCAGGAATGGGATCCAGCCGACCAGCAAGTTAAAGCGCCAACGGCGGTCGAGTTTGCGGAAAGCCGGATCTTTGGGATCGGCTGCTTCCACGGAGACAGAAAGTACCTTCATGAGCCACCTCCAGGGGTGCTGGGGTTATCTTAAGCTTTTTCCTTCAGTGCCGCTATGGTTTTCTCAATCCTACGCATCCGGGTCTCGGGTTTTTTCGCCTCGACAATATAACCCAGGTGTTCGCGCTGATGCGAGAAGGGAAGCTGGAAGAATCTTTCTAGCAATTCGGCCTTTTCGAAGGCCGACCGAACGTCTGACTCTAGCTCGACGTTACGTTTACCAGCATCTAGCCAAACGGTCACTTGAACACTTTGGCCTGGCTCTTTGGCTAACTGCTCACGGACGTCTTTGCGCAGCAATAGCATCGCACGATCACCGCCCATCATCGCTAAACTGCCGCGGTAATCGACTTTATCGTCAAAGCGCGCTTTTACGGGCACTAAGTTGCCTTTGCCGTAGGTTTCCTTGAGGTTGAAGGGAAAATCCACCCAGGCACCCCCGTTGTCTGTAGAGCCCTTTTGAATTTCAGCTTCAAATTCGATCGGGCCGGGGTCCCTAAGCGCCGACATTAACTTCTACTTGGCGGTCTTAAGCATCTGCATCAAGCCGAAGACGTTACCTTGCGGATCCTCACAATAGCACCAGCGCATAATATCTTCCGGCCCCATCGGCATATCGGCCAATGGTTTAACGACTTTGCCCCCATTCTTTTCGACTTCGGCGATGGTGGCCTCGATATTTTCGGTTTCGATGGTGTTTGTAGTCTTTTCCTGCTGAAACCGCTTCATGATGCCACCAAAGATTGCCCCAACGGCTCGATCCTCTTCTTTGCCGACCATCCAATAGCCGGAATCTCCCCACTGGTTGATCTCCCAGCCGAGCGCCTTTTGATAGAACTCTGATAATTTTTCTGGGTCCTCTGCTCCAATTTCAAAGTGAACAACTCGATTTTTCATGGTTTTTTGACACAGCTAACAGCTGCAATTAACTTGGGCTTCGTTGCAACCAGCACACTTGGGCATGCAGTGCTCGCCACCGTGCTCATGAGCATCGTCGTGCTCATCAGACTCGGCTCCACAGATATCGCATTTAAATCCCACTGTCTCGTTGTCGCATTTAATGCATTTAGCCATCATCGCCTCCTTTATTTAGCTTTTCATCAGGCTAGCAGAAATGCGGGGTTTTTTGAACTAATTTTCCCCCAACCGGCGGAAGAGGTGGGATTTGAACCCACGATTTCGACCAACGGGAGAACTCACGGGTTCTTACCCGTTTCCAGAAACCAATTCTTTAATGCGCACTCTGTCGCGGAAGAGGTGGGATTTGAACCCACGATACCCTTGCGGGTAAACCGCCTTTCCAAGGCG includes these proteins:
- a CDS encoding SIMPL domain-containing protein (The SIMPL domain is named for its presence in mouse protein SIMPL (signalling molecule that associates with mouse pelle-like kinase). Bacterial member BP26, from Brucella, was shown to assemble into a channel-like structure, while YggE from E. coli has been associated with resistance to oxidative stress.) — encoded protein: MNEVTLRFDFRIITILLLVVIGVMLALWQPWAEADKRTVTVSGEATVKAEPDEFIFYPSYQKTGKDSAEAISAVSAFGNAVVDKLKELGVEDKEIVVNSSANKDYEVMLGRPDPAPTGDGTYTAYYSLTITLNDKTLAQKVLDYIVTTSPLSGVSPQSTFATQTRKDLESRARAAALKDARTKAEQTANELEASIRQVVSVSEPQWGGVVPMALDSRAMATDPAETLSAPKLLVGEQDVTYAVQVVFRLR
- the msrB gene encoding peptide-methionine (R)-S-oxide reductase MsrB, yielding MASDEWKNKLTPEQYRVLREGGTDAPFLGKFVDHHEDGTYNCAACGKPLFDSGTKFESHSGWPSFYDVLSKGNVELKTDSSHGMTRTEVVCANCGGHLGHVFDDGPSDKTGLRYCVNSTSLDFKKR
- a CDS encoding DNA-3-methyladenine glycosylase I, with amino-acid sequence MQRCSWPGTDPLMLKYHDEEWGVPCHDDQKLFEYILLDTFQAGLSWAIILKKREGLRQAFADFAIQKIASFDDEDFERLLNDTGIIRNRLKILGTISNAKAFLEVQKEFGSFDHYIWQFVNGQPVVNRHTHDSDIGSTSPESDEMSKDLKKRGFKFCGSTICYAFMQGAGLVNDHLVSCFRYNTVNNGKR
- a CDS encoding DUF1905 domain-containing protein — translated: MSALRDPGPIEFEAEIQKGSTDNGGAWVDFPFNLKETYGKGNLVPVKARFDDKVDYRGSLAMMGGDRAMLLLRKDVREQLAKEPGQSVQVTVWLDAGKRNVELESDVRSAFEKAELLERFFQLPFSHQREHLGYIVEAKKPETRMRRIEKTIAALKEKA
- a CDS encoding VOC family protein translates to MKNRVVHFEIGAEDPEKLSEFYQKALGWEINQWGDSGYWMVGKEEDRAVGAIFGGIMKRFQQEKTTNTIETENIEATIAEVEKNGGKVVKPLADMPMGPEDIMRWCYCEDPQGNVFGLMQMLKTAK